A single Dethiosulfovibrio peptidovorans DNA region contains:
- a CDS encoding DEAD/DEAH box helicase, producing MNHIATRTEFEAYGLRKELLNALAAKGFDTPMPVQEQVLSSPDRQGDLIVQARTGSGKTLGFLLPLLNDLPRETTTPQILVLSPTRELAQQIAGEAQWLGRYMGLSTASLVGGMNMERQITDLRRGAALVVGTPGRTLDHIRRRTLRTDAIHSIVLDEGDTMLDMGFRDEIEAILEAIPSERRIWLFSATMPSEVASLTKRYLTDPSWITLCHDEDQHEDITHRVYLVPSGKRLEGLVNVLLWENPEMGLIFCHTKAGTVETMERLQAEGFAASALHGDMSQLERNSVMNAFRQGRIPFLVATNVAARGLDVQGVSHVIQIGLPDNLETFVHRSGRTGRAGQEGQNILVLTPRERGRFKAMLRASSMDLNWVNVPDMAEIAKVQRGLQESALVDGPEPTTDSLAWANELLDMLPAQDLVARLLGSYVKGLPNGYDLRKTLQDEIENRRSFRNSRDRDRRPRRSDNPRGRSSFRGRARSIKLSKGRMDEDWSVGRILATLCQALNVDRSEVGNIRMRDSHTEVELGPLASDRINGDGAVRLTQWGLLDGQDHRSTSPSRRHRDR from the coding sequence ATGAATCACATTGCGACACGAACCGAGTTTGAAGCGTATGGCCTGAGGAAAGAGCTTCTGAACGCCTTGGCTGCTAAGGGATTTGATACCCCCATGCCTGTTCAGGAGCAGGTACTCTCCTCTCCTGATCGACAGGGGGATCTGATCGTCCAGGCCAGAACTGGGAGCGGAAAGACTCTGGGGTTCCTGCTTCCGCTTTTGAACGACCTTCCCCGCGAGACGACGACCCCCCAGATCCTGGTCCTCTCCCCTACCCGGGAGTTGGCCCAGCAGATCGCCGGAGAAGCTCAATGGCTTGGACGATACATGGGACTATCGACCGCATCCTTGGTCGGAGGAATGAATATGGAACGCCAAATCACCGATCTTCGTCGAGGAGCAGCTCTCGTCGTAGGGACGCCTGGTAGGACCCTCGACCACATTCGGAGAAGAACTCTGAGGACCGATGCAATCCACTCTATCGTCCTGGACGAAGGAGACACCATGCTGGATATGGGGTTTCGGGACGAGATAGAAGCCATCCTGGAGGCCATCCCATCAGAGCGAAGAATCTGGCTTTTCTCGGCCACCATGCCTAGCGAGGTGGCATCTCTGACTAAGCGCTACCTCACCGATCCAAGCTGGATAACCCTCTGCCACGACGAGGACCAGCACGAGGATATCACACATCGGGTCTACCTGGTCCCATCGGGCAAACGACTTGAGGGCCTCGTCAACGTCCTGCTCTGGGAGAATCCCGAGATGGGCCTGATCTTCTGTCACACGAAAGCCGGCACAGTGGAGACCATGGAGCGTCTCCAGGCAGAAGGCTTTGCAGCATCCGCCCTCCACGGCGACATGAGCCAACTCGAACGCAACAGCGTGATGAACGCCTTTCGTCAGGGACGTATCCCATTCCTGGTAGCCACAAATGTCGCAGCCAGGGGACTGGATGTCCAGGGAGTCTCCCACGTTATCCAGATCGGTCTACCGGATAACCTGGAGACCTTCGTCCATCGGAGCGGTCGAACTGGACGGGCCGGTCAGGAGGGACAGAACATCCTGGTACTCACCCCGAGAGAACGGGGCCGATTCAAGGCCATGCTCCGGGCATCGTCCATGGACCTGAACTGGGTCAACGTACCAGATATGGCCGAGATCGCCAAGGTCCAGAGAGGGCTTCAAGAAAGCGCCTTAGTGGACGGACCAGAACCTACGACCGATTCTTTGGCGTGGGCCAACGAGTTGTTGGATATGCTCCCCGCTCAAGACCTGGTGGCCCGCCTCTTGGGAAGTTACGTCAAGGGACTGCCCAACGGCTACGACCTTCGTAAAACACTCCAGGACGAGATCGAAAACCGGCGATCCTTCCGAAACTCCAGAGACAGGGACCGTCGCCCCAGAAGAAGCGATAATCCAAGAGGACGGTCCTCCTTTAGAGGACGAGCCAGATCCATCAAGCTCTCTAAAGGACGTATGGACGAGGATTGGTCCGTAGGGCGGATTTTGGCAACCCTGTGCCAGGCTCTGAACGTGGATCGAAGCGAAGTGGGCAATATCCGCATGAGAGACAGCCACACCGAGGTCGAGCTCGGCCCCTTGGCGTCGGACCGAATCAACGGTGACGGTGCCGTTCGACTAACCCAATGGGGGCTTCTGGATGGTCAGGACCATCGTTCCACCTCACCTTCTCGCCGTCACCGGGATCGATAG
- a CDS encoding peptide ABC transporter permease — MSRFLIKRLLTMIPVIIGVTFIVFFILNLSPGDPAAIILGEQATEEALQMKREELHLNDPLLKRYGRYMWDMLHGDLGVSYKNSISVWDQVISRFPNTGILAVTGISVALLIGVPIGIISAKKQYSLIDNVSMVFALIGVAMPNFWFGLLAVIVFSLTLGWLPSQGMGEGFIPLLKSLILPSLTLGTGCAATVTRMTRSSMLEVIRQDYINTARAKGLSEKTVTYRHMLRNALIPIITATGLQFGTLLGGAMLTETIFSWPGLGRLMVDAIKSKDIPLVLGSIIFMATTFSIVNLIVDIIYAFVDPRIKSQYKGK, encoded by the coding sequence ATGTCAAGATTTTTAATTAAAAGATTGCTAACCATGATACCTGTGATTATCGGCGTAACTTTTATTGTGTTCTTTATTCTTAACCTATCTCCTGGAGACCCTGCAGCAATCATTCTGGGTGAGCAGGCAACAGAGGAAGCCCTGCAGATGAAGCGTGAGGAACTGCACCTGAACGATCCGCTTCTGAAGCGCTACGGGCGTTATATGTGGGATATGCTCCACGGCGACCTTGGCGTTTCATATAAGAACAGTATAAGCGTCTGGGATCAGGTCATCAGCAGATTCCCCAACACGGGCATCCTGGCAGTGACAGGGATTTCAGTCGCGCTGCTGATCGGCGTGCCCATCGGCATCATCTCGGCAAAAAAGCAATATTCGCTTATCGACAACGTGTCCATGGTCTTCGCTCTGATCGGCGTTGCCATGCCGAACTTCTGGTTCGGGCTCCTGGCGGTCATCGTTTTTTCTCTTACCTTAGGATGGCTTCCGTCTCAGGGAATGGGCGAGGGATTTATACCCCTTCTAAAGAGTCTTATTCTGCCCTCATTAACCTTGGGGACAGGATGCGCAGCAACTGTGACGAGAATGACGCGTTCCTCTATGCTTGAGGTTATCAGACAGGATTATATCAACACGGCGAGAGCAAAGGGGTTAAGCGAAAAGACAGTAACCTACCGCCATATGCTCAGGAACGCATTAATTCCCATCATCACTGCGACAGGCTTGCAGTTCGGCACCCTCTTAGGAGGCGCGATGCTGACAGAGACTATTTTCTCCTGGCCTGGTCTCGGACGGCTGATGGTCGATGCCATCAAGTCAAAGGATATTCCTCTTGTTTTGGGATCTATTATATTCATGGCAACGACATTCTCCATTGTCAACCTTATCGTTGATATTATTTATGCCTTCGTCGATCCACGTATCAAATCCCAATACAAGGGGAAGTAG
- a CDS encoding peptide ABC transporter permease, with the protein MWQEAWRRFKKNKMAMLGLYFILFLVLTSIVTIVVDIATDKAFYNHHVIKQSLRLRLQKPSLSHPFGLDEFGRDMLLRMLWGTRYSLFMGTLAILFSSVVGGALGAVAGYYGKRLDNVLMRFMDILLAIPSMLLAIAIVAALGTSLTNVLIAIGVAYVPIFARTVRASVLMVREQEFIEAARSIGCNDFTIIFQYIVPNSLAPTIVQITLGIAGAILSIAGLSFLGLGIQPPTPEWGAMLSNARTYIRDAWHITIIPGMGIMFTILALNLMGDGLRDALDPRLKN; encoded by the coding sequence TTGTGGCAGGAGGCTTGGAGACGCTTCAAAAAAAACAAAATGGCTATGCTCGGGCTGTACTTTATCCTCTTCCTGGTCCTGACATCGATCGTGACCATAGTTGTTGACATTGCCACAGATAAGGCATTTTATAACCATCACGTCATCAAACAATCTTTGAGACTTCGTTTACAGAAACCCAGCCTGTCGCATCCGTTCGGACTTGACGAATTCGGTCGCGACATGCTGCTGAGGATGCTCTGGGGTACCAGGTACTCTCTTTTCATGGGAACGCTCGCCATCCTTTTCTCCAGCGTTGTTGGCGGAGCTTTGGGTGCCGTCGCCGGGTATTACGGTAAACGGCTCGACAACGTCCTTATGAGATTTATGGATATTCTGTTGGCAATCCCGTCAATGCTATTAGCTATTGCCATAGTCGCCGCTTTGGGAACAAGTCTGACCAATGTTCTTATCGCAATAGGGGTCGCCTATGTTCCTATTTTCGCCAGAACAGTCAGAGCATCCGTGCTGATGGTGAGGGAACAGGAGTTTATCGAGGCAGCACGCAGCATCGGTTGTAACGATTTCACTATCATCTTCCAGTACATCGTACCTAATTCTCTCGCTCCCACAATCGTTCAGATCACGTTAGGCATTGCCGGTGCGATTCTTTCCATAGCGGGACTTTCTTTCCTTGGTCTGGGAATTCAGCCTCCCACACCGGAGTGGGGTGCGATGCTCTCCAACGCAAGGACGTATATCAGAGACGCGTGGCATATTACGATTATTCCCGGAATGGGCATCATGTTTACTATCCTCGCTCTCAACTTGATGGGCGACGGATTGCGCGATGCACTCGATCCCAGGCTGAAAAATTAA
- a CDS encoding dipeptide/oligopeptide/nickel ABC transporter ATP-binding protein, which produces MSEKLLEVKNLHIHYITDDGLVKALNGVSIEVEEGRTLGLVGETGAGKTTLARGILRLVPNPPGKIINGEVLFEGRDLLKISREEMMEARGRDISMIFQDPMTSLNPVLTVGDQILEVIETHHHEMTHEETVKKAKDMLEMVGISKQRYADYPHQFSGGMKQRVVIAIALSCKPKLLIADEPTTALDVTIQAQILDMINQLKRKDNTSMLLITHDLGVVAQNCDDVAIIYAGEIVEVGHIKNVYRDKLHPYTNGLFGSVPSLTSNEKRLQAIDGMIPDPTSLPSGCKFGERCPYVMERCKLNLPELVEYKSGHRVRCFKYYDRGK; this is translated from the coding sequence GTGTCAGAGAAGCTGCTGGAAGTAAAAAATTTACACATACATTACATAACAGATGACGGCCTTGTAAAAGCGTTAAACGGAGTCTCTATCGAAGTCGAAGAGGGCAGAACGCTCGGTCTCGTGGGCGAGACGGGCGCAGGAAAAACGACCCTTGCCAGAGGCATCCTGCGTCTGGTCCCTAACCCACCAGGTAAAATTATCAACGGTGAAGTGCTCTTCGAGGGGCGTGATCTTCTCAAGATCTCCAGGGAGGAGATGATGGAGGCACGAGGAAGGGATATCTCGATGATCTTCCAGGATCCTATGACCTCCCTCAATCCAGTGCTGACCGTCGGTGATCAGATTCTCGAGGTTATCGAGACTCACCATCATGAGATGACGCACGAAGAGACGGTCAAAAAGGCCAAGGACATGCTGGAGATGGTGGGAATCAGCAAACAACGATACGCAGACTATCCCCACCAGTTCTCCGGAGGCATGAAGCAGAGGGTCGTCATCGCCATTGCCCTGTCCTGCAAGCCGAAACTACTGATCGCAGACGAACCGACGACAGCTCTTGACGTGACAATTCAGGCGCAGATACTTGACATGATCAATCAACTCAAGAGAAAGGACAACACCTCGATGTTGCTGATCACGCACGATCTGGGCGTCGTCGCCCAGAACTGCGACGACGTGGCAATCATCTACGCCGGTGAGATCGTCGAGGTGGGACACATCAAAAACGTGTACAGGGATAAACTGCACCCTTACACTAACGGGCTGTTTGGCTCCGTTCCCTCGCTGACCTCAAACGAAAAACGGCTTCAGGCCATTGACGGCATGATACCGGATCCTACCAGTCTGCCCAGTGGCTGCAAGTTCGGTGAAAGATGCCCATATGTTATGGAACGCTGTAAACTCAACCTTCCAGAGTTAGTTGAATATAAATCCGGACACAGAGTGCGCTGTTTCAAATATTATGACAGGGGGAAATGA
- a CDS encoding peptide ABC transporter ATP-binding protein, which yields MAKTNEILRVEHLKKYFDTPAGTLHAVDDISFTLNEGKTLGVVGESGCGKSTMGRAILRLHEPTSGKLYFEGENILTYDKKKLKALRKNMQIIFQDPFASLNPRMTVAEAIAAPLIVQNLYSRRDKVGLHKKVTEFMDLVGLAPRLINTYPHELDGGRRQRIGIARALALSPKFIICDEPVSALDVSIQAQILNLMQDLQDQLGLTYIFITHDLSVVKFFSDDIIVMYLGQMVEKAPSSLLFKNPRHPYTRALLSAIPVPDPDLPMQRITLSGEITSPINPVPGCRFAKRCPYVCDKCTAQDMKLVEIEKDHFISCVMAQGSPYLN from the coding sequence TTGGCAAAGACGAATGAGATCTTACGAGTCGAACATCTCAAGAAATACTTTGACACCCCTGCCGGCACGCTTCATGCGGTAGACGATATCTCTTTCACCCTGAACGAGGGAAAGACTCTGGGCGTCGTGGGCGAGTCAGGTTGTGGCAAATCAACCATGGGACGAGCCATTCTGAGGCTGCATGAACCTACCTCAGGGAAGCTTTATTTCGAAGGCGAGAATATCCTCACCTACGATAAAAAAAAACTCAAGGCCCTCAGAAAAAACATGCAGATTATCTTCCAGGACCCTTTCGCCTCGCTTAATCCCAGGATGACCGTCGCGGAGGCCATCGCTGCCCCTCTGATCGTGCAGAATCTGTACAGCCGCAGGGACAAGGTCGGACTTCACAAGAAGGTCACCGAGTTTATGGATCTCGTCGGTCTGGCTCCCCGGCTCATCAACACCTATCCGCACGAGCTCGACGGTGGCAGAAGGCAGAGAATCGGCATCGCCAGAGCTCTGGCCCTTAGTCCTAAGTTCATCATATGTGACGAACCGGTCTCCGCACTGGACGTCTCCATTCAGGCTCAGATCCTCAATCTGATGCAGGACCTGCAGGATCAACTAGGCTTGACGTACATATTCATCACTCACGACCTTTCCGTGGTGAAGTTTTTCTCCGACGATATAATCGTCATGTATCTGGGACAGATGGTGGAAAAAGCGCCTTCCAGCCTGCTCTTTAAAAACCCGCGCCATCCTTACACCAGGGCACTTCTTTCGGCTATTCCCGTGCCCGATCCCGATTTGCCCATGCAGCGTATTACCCTCTCAGGAGAGATTACTTCGCCCATAAACCCAGTGCCGGGCTGTCGTTTTGCCAAGCGCTGTCCTTACGTCTGTGACAAGTGTACCGCCCAGGATATGAAGCTGGTTGAGATTGAAAAAGACCACTTTATCAGCTGCGTTATGGCTCAGGGTTCTCCATATTTAAATTAA
- a CDS encoding peptide-binding protein encodes MKSFSKSFWCTVLASLLTISIAACGCAVGKEYKDTIVWGQGADVTSLDPHQGKETPAVTVTCQIFDTLTAVDSATGKVQPQIAKSWEQVDEVTYIFHLRDDVKFHDGSALKASDVKFSLDRAIASSSVSYIVDFIKEVKVKDDYTVEIVLHAPYAPTLRNLAVPFAAIIPQKVVEKDEEAFKLHPVGSGPYKFVEWKPGEMVKLTAFDDYMDGTPATPNLIMKVVPETAQRLIALETGDLDISYELGPNDVKRARENDEIVVLEAPSLSCWYISMNMNKKPYDNPKVREAINYAIDRKLIVETIMSGNGQAADAIIAPAVFGYHPSGVYEYDPEKAKALLKEAGYENGFKTTLWVNDNQSRIEICQAVQAMLLDIGIECSVEVMEFGSFIQKTTAGKHDMGFFGWTTSSRDGDYTYYSLEHSSKQGASGNRSFIHDPEVDKLVEAGRTISDPDKRKDIYKDLAILLRKINNNAPLYYSSINVGARTGIEGFVIDPVGYHNLDTVRIPK; translated from the coding sequence ATGAAGAGTTTCAGCAAGAGTTTTTGGTGTACTGTCCTTGCATCGCTGCTCACCATATCTATCGCAGCCTGCGGCTGTGCGGTGGGGAAGGAGTACAAGGACACAATTGTCTGGGGACAGGGTGCGGATGTAACATCGCTTGATCCGCATCAGGGGAAGGAAACCCCCGCTGTAACAGTTACCTGTCAGATTTTCGACACTTTGACGGCTGTCGATTCCGCGACCGGTAAAGTACAACCTCAAATCGCCAAAAGCTGGGAACAAGTCGACGAAGTCACCTATATTTTCCATTTGAGGGACGACGTCAAATTCCACGACGGCAGCGCCTTAAAGGCCTCGGACGTCAAATTCTCGCTCGACAGAGCGATCGCCTCCTCCTCCGTGTCGTATATTGTCGACTTCATCAAGGAGGTCAAGGTCAAAGACGACTACACGGTTGAAATCGTCCTTCACGCTCCATACGCTCCCACGTTGAGGAACCTCGCCGTGCCGTTCGCCGCGATCATTCCTCAGAAGGTTGTCGAAAAAGATGAGGAAGCCTTCAAACTTCATCCCGTAGGTTCCGGCCCCTACAAGTTTGTGGAGTGGAAACCAGGCGAGATGGTCAAGCTCACGGCCTTTGACGATTACATGGACGGTACACCTGCGACGCCCAATCTCATCATGAAGGTCGTCCCCGAAACGGCTCAGAGACTGATCGCCCTTGAGACCGGCGACCTGGATATCTCCTACGAGCTCGGCCCCAACGACGTCAAAAGAGCCCGCGAAAACGATGAGATCGTCGTCCTCGAGGCTCCCAGTCTTTCCTGCTGGTATATCTCCATGAACATGAACAAGAAGCCTTACGACAATCCCAAGGTCAGAGAGGCGATAAACTACGCAATTGACCGTAAACTTATCGTTGAGACCATCATGTCCGGCAACGGCCAGGCGGCTGACGCCATCATCGCTCCGGCGGTGTTCGGCTACCACCCTTCCGGCGTATACGAATACGATCCTGAAAAGGCTAAGGCTCTTCTGAAGGAAGCCGGCTATGAAAATGGTTTCAAGACCACCCTGTGGGTGAACGACAATCAATCCAGAATCGAAATCTGCCAGGCTGTTCAGGCCATGCTTCTGGACATCGGCATCGAATGCTCCGTCGAGGTGATGGAATTCGGTTCCTTCATCCAGAAGACCACTGCCGGAAAGCACGATATGGGATTCTTCGGCTGGACCACGTCATCCAGAGACGGCGACTACACCTACTATTCGCTTGAGCACTCCAGCAAGCAAGGCGCTTCAGGAAACCGCTCCTTTATCCATGACCCTGAAGTTGACAAACTTGTGGAGGCTGGCAGAACCATCTCCGATCCTGACAAGAGAAAAGACATCTACAAGGACCTTGCCATACTGTTGAGGAAGATCAACAACAATGCCCCTCTCTACTACTCCAGTATCAACGTTGGAGCACGTACAGGCATTGAAGGGTTCGTGATCGATCCCGTCGGGTATCACAACCTCGATACCGTAAGGATCCCTAAGTAA
- a CDS encoding creatininase, protein MRLENVTWPQAERYFKKNDIVLITVGSCECHGRHMPLGTDTLIPNRILELIEEKSDVMIAPTIPYGATQALACYPGTIDIGNQLLYDLLKAVMDNLYRQGVRKFVILNGHGGNIKPIESAGFDFEKKGCLVALLNWWLMAWDMNPAWKGGHGGGEETAAIMAVNPDLIDKSEIGGPLKFIDLSDELETTGFRSVKYKGVNIEIMRSVDQVTSTGGWIGPDHPNTATEEWGVEMLQTCADYVVDFMEEFRKLDLDQKRPQ, encoded by the coding sequence ATGAGACTGGAGAACGTCACCTGGCCGCAGGCGGAGAGATATTTCAAGAAAAATGACATCGTGCTCATCACAGTCGGAAGCTGCGAGTGCCACGGCAGGCATATGCCCTTGGGCACGGACACATTGATTCCCAACAGGATTTTAGAGTTGATTGAAGAAAAAAGCGATGTGATGATCGCCCCCACAATACCCTACGGCGCGACGCAAGCGCTGGCGTGCTATCCCGGCACGATCGACATCGGCAATCAGCTGCTCTACGATCTCTTAAAGGCCGTCATGGATAACCTCTATCGCCAGGGCGTCCGGAAATTCGTAATTCTCAACGGCCATGGCGGCAACATCAAGCCTATTGAGAGTGCCGGCTTCGATTTCGAGAAAAAAGGCTGCCTTGTGGCACTGCTTAACTGGTGGCTTATGGCGTGGGACATGAACCCCGCATGGAAAGGCGGACACGGCGGTGGTGAGGAAACCGCCGCCATCATGGCAGTGAACCCCGATTTGATCGACAAAAGCGAGATCGGGGGGCCGTTGAAATTCATCGACCTCTCCGATGAGCTCGAGACCACCGGCTTCAGATCCGTCAAATACAAGGGCGTCAACATCGAGATCATGCGTTCCGTCGATCAGGTAACCTCCACGGGCGGCTGGATCGGCCCAGATCACCCCAATACTGCCACAGAGGAATGGGGGGTTGAAATGCTGCAAACCTGCGCCGACTACGTCGTCGACTTCATGGAAGAGTTCCGCAAACTCGATCTCGATCAAAAACGACCTCAATAG
- a CDS encoding DegT/DnrJ/EryC1/StrS aminotransferase: MNYSSGLFPLEATVEKENKLFEKLCPNANWDFFLSGRCGIYHCLLDIVKNDKKKVAYLPLYTCETVVAPFVKAGYSLRFYPFDRNMRPLFSEDILDEISLISICGYYGFSNYDRDFVRKCKTRGITVMEDITHSVLSADAIDENCDYAAGSLRKWMGVACGGFAMKKNSNFSNTPMKPHEQHLLLRYEAIEQDSADLFWEGEMLLRRIFDDYGSDEKSVYIMKYADIPTICRKRRENYQCLLEHVKESENIRIVFPVLDEKTVPSHFTVYAKERKNVQAHLEALDIKCKIFWPQGPYIDLTDQQDTAYLYSHVMSLPCDQHRSLEDMRTIAEVLNSCS; the protein is encoded by the coding sequence ATGAATTACTCAAGCGGCTTGTTTCCACTGGAAGCGACGGTCGAGAAAGAGAATAAACTCTTCGAAAAGCTGTGCCCCAACGCCAATTGGGATTTTTTTCTGTCAGGAAGATGCGGCATCTATCATTGCCTTCTCGATATCGTAAAAAACGACAAGAAAAAGGTCGCCTACCTGCCTTTATATACCTGCGAGACGGTGGTGGCACCCTTCGTGAAAGCAGGATACTCGCTTCGTTTTTACCCCTTCGACAGAAATATGCGACCGCTCTTTTCTGAAGATATCCTGGACGAAATAAGCCTGATCTCCATCTGCGGCTACTACGGTTTCTCCAATTACGACAGGGACTTCGTGAGAAAATGCAAAACACGCGGCATTACTGTCATGGAGGATATAACCCATTCAGTGCTCTCCGCAGACGCTATCGATGAAAACTGCGACTACGCAGCCGGAAGCCTGCGTAAGTGGATGGGAGTCGCCTGCGGCGGCTTTGCGATGAAAAAAAACAGCAACTTCTCAAATACACCCATGAAGCCTCACGAACAACATTTACTGTTGAGATATGAAGCCATAGAACAGGACAGCGCCGATCTCTTCTGGGAAGGAGAGATGCTCTTGAGGCGTATTTTCGACGACTACGGCAGTGATGAGAAATCCGTGTATATCATGAAATACGCCGACATTCCAACCATCTGCCGCAAAAGACGCGAGAACTACCAGTGTCTTCTGGAGCATGTCAAAGAGAGTGAAAATATCAGGATCGTCTTTCCCGTCCTCGACGAGAAGACCGTTCCCAGCCACTTTACCGTCTACGCCAAAGAAAGAAAAAATGTCCAGGCCCATCTGGAAGCTCTGGACATCAAATGCAAAATTTTTTGGCCTCAGGGGCCCTACATCGATTTGACCGATCAGCAGGACACTGCATATCTCTACAGTCACGTCATGAGCCTGCCATGCGATCAGCACCGCTCCCTGGAGGACATGAGAACTATAGCTGAGGTATTGAATAGCTGTTCATAG
- a CDS encoding GntR family transcriptional regulator, with protein sequence MGSKITLSKKVEVYLRNKILNGELQPNDKIVELEVAKEMDVSRGPVRDALKTLMFEGLVDYKTNKGCSVRTLSPKDAYEIFFIRGSLEKIALERCGGHFSGEAIFKMDIALERMKKACEENSLTAIIAADEMFHYQIVNMGGISLLTKMWQMLSPLNGAMFLTVKRAQKLGADVFQAPCDNKYAVSHKNNYEAHKAIFNVLKEGGLENSCLCLDAHYAIMGEKIYRVNLREEASKNSMNSYSIPQL encoded by the coding sequence ATGGGCTCCAAAATAACTCTTTCGAAAAAAGTTGAGGTTTATCTCAGAAATAAAATTCTGAATGGTGAGTTGCAGCCCAATGACAAAATAGTGGAGCTTGAAGTCGCCAAAGAGATGGACGTCAGTCGGGGACCGGTGCGTGATGCACTGAAAACACTGATGTTTGAGGGGCTTGTCGACTACAAAACGAACAAGGGGTGCTCCGTCAGGACTCTATCGCCCAAGGACGCCTATGAGATTTTTTTTATACGGGGCAGCCTTGAGAAGATCGCTCTGGAGCGTTGCGGCGGGCACTTCAGCGGCGAGGCGATCTTTAAGATGGACATTGCTCTAGAACGGATGAAAAAAGCATGTGAGGAAAACTCTCTCACAGCCATTATCGCCGCAGATGAGATGTTTCACTACCAGATTGTGAACATGGGGGGAATATCTCTTTTAACAAAAATGTGGCAAATGCTCAGTCCTCTCAATGGAGCTATGTTTCTGACTGTGAAGAGAGCGCAGAAACTGGGTGCCGACGTCTTTCAGGCACCGTGCGACAATAAATACGCTGTCAGCCACAAGAACAACTACGAGGCTCATAAAGCCATTTTCAACGTCCTCAAGGAAGGCGGTCTGGAGAACTCATGTCTCTGTTTGGACGCACACTACGCAATCATGGGTGAAAAGATCTACCGTGTCAATTTGCGTGAAGAGGCCAGCAAAAATTCTATGAACAGCTATTCAATACCTCAGCTATAG
- a CDS encoding (2Fe-2S)-binding protein: protein MNIQLTVNDHFRSVEISPADRLLDLLRNMGLTSVKEGCSEGECGACTVIMDGRAVTSCTVMAFQAQDSEIITLEGLAPSGELDTIQQAFVDNDALQCGFCSPGMIMSIKALLMEKSNPTEEQARRAIEGNICRCTGYVPIVQAIMDAAERLRHAG from the coding sequence ATGAACATACAACTGACCGTGAACGACCACTTCAGATCAGTGGAAATATCTCCAGCCGACCGACTCCTGGATCTCCTTCGAAATATGGGGCTTACCAGCGTCAAGGAGGGATGCTCTGAAGGGGAGTGCGGCGCATGCACCGTGATCATGGACGGTCGAGCTGTAACCTCCTGCACGGTCATGGCTTTTCAGGCTCAGGACTCAGAGATCATAACTTTAGAGGGGCTGGCACCGTCAGGAGAGCTGGACACGATCCAGCAGGCCTTTGTGGACAACGACGCCCTCCAATGTGGCTTCTGCAGCCCCGGTATGATCATGTCCATCAAGGCTCTTCTCATGGAGAAGTCCAACCCCACGGAAGAGCAAGCACGTCGGGCCATTGAGGGGAATATCTGCCGCTGTACAGGCTACGTCCCCATCGTCCAGGCCATCATGGACGCAGCAGAGAGGCTCCGCCATGCAGGCTGA